Proteins encoded within one genomic window of Lynx canadensis isolate LIC74 chromosome B4, mLynCan4.pri.v2, whole genome shotgun sequence:
- the LOC115518509 gene encoding activated RNA polymerase II transcriptional coactivator p15, whose amino-acid sequence MPKSKELVSSSSSGSDSDSEVDKKLKRKKQVTPEKPVKKQKTGETSRALSSSKQSSSSRDDNMFQIGKMRYVSVRDFKGKVLIDIREYWMDPEGEMKPGRKGISLNPEQWSQLKEQISDIDDAVRKL is encoded by the coding sequence ATGCCTAAGTCAAAGGAACTTGTTTCTTCAAGCTCTTCCGGCAGTGATTCTGACAGTGAGGTTGACAAAAAGTTAAAGCGGAAAAAGCAGGTTACTCCAGAAAAACCTGTAAAGAAGCAAAAGACCGGTGAGACTTCAAGAGCCCTGTCATCCTCTAAGCAGAGTAGCAGCAGCAGAGATGATAACATGTTTCAGATTGGGAAAATGAGGTATGTCAGTGTTCGAGACTTTAAAGGGAAAGTCCTAATTGATATTAGAGAATATTGGATGGATCCGGAAGGTGAAATGAAACCAGGAAGAAAAGGTATTTCTTTAAATCCTGAGCAATGGAGCCAGCTGAAGGAACAGATTTCTGACATTGATGATGCAGTAAGAAAACTGTAA